One window from the genome of Oryza glaberrima chromosome 3, OglaRS2, whole genome shotgun sequence encodes:
- the LOC127765790 gene encoding protein IQ-DOMAIN 19-like codes for MGKAGRWLRSFLAGGKKGGKKGEAMAAALPGEAAKEKRWSFRRPVHGEKAAAEAAAAADGVVVGEAEAGFDLSASESEFDQKRHAMAVAVATAAAADAAVAAAHAAAAAVRLSSRKAHQLPASAVEEAAAVRIQATFRGYLARTALCALRGIVKLQALVRGQLVRKQATATLRCMQALLAAQSQLRAQAQRVRALHEHHRTPPRPRPPSPPQHPRHRRSYEMDRSCEENAKIVEVDSGAGEPARRGGEYGHHGRWSPAPSAMTEVMSPRAYSGHFEDMAFAATAHSSPHHASASSELLCCPSYMANTESSRAKARSQSAPRQRTDALERQPSRRKSGGGGGGAKMQRSSSSHAAAAQRGAQFPWPVIKLDTSSASLKDSECGSTSSVLTAATVYSRTRSLVGFEVRRGLY; via the exons ATGGGGAAGGCGGGGAGATGGCTGAGGAGCTTCTTGGCCGGCGGCAAGAAGGGTGGCAAGAAGGGcgaggcaatggcggcggctTTGCCCGGAgaggcggcgaaggagaagcggTGGAGCTTCAGGCGACCGGTGCAcggcgagaaggcggcggcggaggcggcagcggcggcggacggcgtggTGGTGGGCGAGGCCGAGGCGGGGTTTGATCTGTCCGCGTCGGAGTCGGAGTTCGACCAGAAGAGACACGCCATGGCGGTCGCGGTGGcgaccgcggccgccgccgacgccgccgtggccgcggcgcacgccgcggccgccgccgtccgcctctcCTCCCGCAAGGCGCACCAGCTGCCGGCGAGCGccgtcgaggaggcggcggctgtcAGGATTCAGGCCACCTTCAGAGGCTACCTG GCAAGAACAGCGCTGTGCGCGCTGAGGGGCATCGTGAAGTTGCAAGCTCTGGTGCGAGGCCAGCTCGTGAGGAAGCAGGCGACCGCCACGCTCCGCTGCATGCAGGCTCTCCTCGCGGCGCAGTCGCAGCTGCGCGCGCAGGCGCAGCGGGTGCGCGCGCTGCACGAACACCACCGGACGCCGCCCAGgccacggccgccgtcgccgccgcagcacccGAGGCACCGCCGATCCTAC GAGATGGACAGGTCGTGCGAGGAGAACGCCAAGATCGTGGAGGTGgacagcggcgccggcgagccggcgcggcgcggcggcgagtacGGCCACCACgggcggtggtcgccggcgccgtcggcgatgACGGAGGTGATGAGCCCGAGGGCGTACAGCGGCCACTTCGAGGACATGGCGTTCGCCGCGACGGCGCACAGCAGCCCGCATcacgcgtcggcgtcgtcggagcTGCTGTGCTGCCCGAGCTACATGGCCAACACGGAGTCGTCCCGCGCCAAGGCGCGGTCCCAGAGCGCGCCGAGGCAGCGCACCGACGCGCTGGAGCGGCAGCCGAGCCGCcggaagagcggcggcggcggcggcggcgccaagatgcagcggtcgtcgtcgtcgcacgccgcggcggcccaGCGCGGCGCGCAGTTCCCGTGGCCGGTGATCAAGCTGGACACGTCGAGCGCGTCGCTCAAGGACAGCGAGTGCGGGTCGACGAGCTCCGttctcaccgccgccaccgtctacAGCCGGACGCGGTCGCTAGTCGGATTCGAG GTGCGCAGGGGTTTGTACTGA